Proteins encoded together in one Pseudomonas sp. TCU-HL1 window:
- a CDS encoding tRNA-uridine aminocarboxypropyltransferase, which produces MSHAVFRLRAECLARSTRPFVARGSRSPRCPGCRVAFEYCFCAWRPEVPVRSGACLLMYHSEPMKPSNTGWLIADLVPDTWAFGWSRTEVDEVLLALLDDPQWQPYLVFPGEYVEPERVVDRVEAEEGKRPLFILLDATWAEARKMFRKSPYLDRFPVLSLTPEQISRYRLRRSKRDEHLCTAEVGALCLELAGDEQAGAALNAYLDVFTERYLDAKRALPLDEESPAHQALRAFL; this is translated from the coding sequence ATGAGTCACGCTGTTTTTCGCCTGCGCGCCGAATGCCTTGCGCGCAGTACCCGTCCCTTTGTCGCCCGTGGCTCGCGGTCGCCTCGCTGCCCGGGATGCCGAGTGGCCTTCGAATACTGCTTCTGTGCCTGGCGCCCCGAGGTGCCTGTGCGTTCGGGCGCGTGCCTGCTGATGTACCACTCGGAGCCCATGAAGCCGAGCAATACCGGTTGGCTGATCGCCGACCTGGTGCCGGATACCTGGGCATTCGGCTGGTCCCGCACCGAGGTGGATGAGGTGCTGCTGGCGCTGCTGGATGATCCGCAGTGGCAGCCTTATCTGGTGTTCCCCGGCGAATACGTGGAGCCCGAGCGAGTCGTGGACCGAGTGGAGGCCGAGGAGGGCAAGCGACCGCTGTTCATCCTGCTGGACGCCACCTGGGCCGAAGCCCGCAAGATGTTTCGCAAGAGCCCTTACCTGGATCGCTTCCCGGTGCTGAGCCTGACCCCCGAGCAGATATCCCGCTATCGCCTGCGCCGTTCCAAGCGTGACGAGCACCTGTGCACCGCGGAAGTCGGGGCCTTGTGTCTGGAGTTGGCTGGGGATGAGCAGGCGGGGGCCGCGCTGAATGCTTACCTGGATGTTTTTACCGAGCGCTATCTCGACGCCAAGCGGGCCCTGCCCCTGGATGAGGAGAGCCCGGCGCACCAGGCATTGCGCGCCTTCCTCTGA
- a CDS encoding quorum-sensing-regulated virulence factor family protein: MLRLTALALCATLPFCAQAASLKDYELTKMLEQVAKESSAGTPRAINEDILDQGYTVEGNELVNHLSVRETHAAQMRANPDAVRAQLGASVCRNTGYRQLLARGAGLRYEFGEYKTNRPVSSERFIAQDCGLKAKSN; the protein is encoded by the coding sequence ATGCTGCGCCTCACCGCCCTCGCCCTCTGTGCGACCCTGCCGTTCTGCGCCCAGGCCGCCTCGCTCAAGGACTACGAGCTGACCAAGATGCTCGAGCAAGTTGCCAAGGAGAGCAGCGCTGGCACGCCCCGGGCAATCAATGAGGACATCCTCGACCAGGGCTACACGGTAGAAGGCAACGAGCTGGTGAACCACCTCAGCGTTCGCGAGACACACGCCGCACAGATGCGAGCGAACCCGGACGCCGTGCGCGCTCAACTGGGCGCCAGCGTTTGCCGCAATACCGGCTACCGCCAGCTGCTGGCCCGAGGCGCCGGCCTGCGTTACGAGTTCGGCGAGTACAAGACCAATCGCCCGGTAAGTTCCGAGCGTTTCATTGCTCAGGACTGCGGCCTGAAGGCCAAGTCCAACTGA
- a CDS encoding LOG family protein, translated as MPYDPDDYLSRHFQTSGIDLTQKVDELINLTVPSGSPNLALYREMLITVVRMAQADRNRWDAKIMLQTLREMEHAFSVLEQFKRRRKVTVFGSARTPEGHPIYTLARQLGAELAKRDLMVITGAGGGIMAAAHEGAGLENSLGLNITLPFEQHANTTVDGTEHLLSFHFFFVRKLFFVKEADALVLCPGGFGTLDEALEVLTLIQTGKSPLVPVVLLDEPDGSYWEDAIGFLHEQLERNRYILPSDMNLMRLVRNADEAAAEIAQFYRNYHSSRWLKNNFVVRMNHALNERALGQIQEQFADLCLEGDFSQQMYLESEKDEPEFSELIRLAFRFNGRDHGRLRELIDFINLPQHWAGKA; from the coding sequence ATGCCCTATGATCCGGACGACTATCTCTCCCGGCATTTCCAAACCAGCGGCATCGACCTGACCCAGAAAGTCGATGAACTGATCAACCTGACCGTCCCAAGCGGCAGCCCGAACCTCGCCCTCTACCGCGAAATGCTGATTACCGTGGTGCGCATGGCCCAGGCCGACCGCAATCGCTGGGACGCCAAGATCATGCTGCAGACACTGCGCGAAATGGAGCACGCGTTCAGCGTGCTGGAACAGTTCAAACGGCGACGCAAAGTGACAGTCTTCGGCTCGGCCCGAACGCCGGAAGGCCACCCGATCTATACACTCGCCCGCCAACTGGGCGCCGAACTCGCCAAGCGCGACCTGATGGTCATCACCGGCGCGGGCGGCGGCATCATGGCCGCAGCCCATGAAGGCGCGGGGCTGGAAAACAGCCTGGGGCTGAACATCACCCTGCCCTTCGAGCAGCATGCCAACACCACGGTGGACGGTACCGAACATCTGCTGTCGTTCCACTTCTTCTTCGTGCGCAAGCTATTCTTCGTCAAGGAAGCCGACGCGCTGGTGCTCTGCCCGGGAGGCTTCGGCACCCTGGACGAGGCACTGGAAGTGCTGACGCTGATCCAGACCGGCAAAAGCCCGTTAGTGCCGGTGGTATTGCTGGATGAACCGGATGGGAGCTACTGGGAGGACGCCATCGGTTTCCTGCACGAGCAACTGGAGCGCAACCGCTACATCCTCCCCAGCGACATGAACCTGATGCGCCTGGTGCGTAACGCTGACGAGGCTGCTGCGGAAATCGCCCAGTTCTATCGCAACTACCACTCCAGCCGCTGGCTGAAGAACAACTTCGTGGTTCGCATGAATCACGCCCTCAACGAGCGGGCACTCGGCCAGATTCAAGAGCAGTTCGCCGACCTCTGCCTGGAGGGTGATTTCAGCCAGCAGATGTACTTGGAATCCGAGAAGGATGAGCCGGAGTTCAGCGAGCTGATTCGTCTGGCTTTCCGCTTCAATGGCCGTGACCACGGCCGCCTGCGGGAACTGATCGACTTCATCAACCTGCCGCAGCATTGGGCCGGCAAGGCCTGA